The following proteins are co-located in the Gloeocapsa sp. DLM2.Bin57 genome:
- a CDS encoding Uma2 family endonuclease, with product MISTSTPLEIVWSKLPEDYVLPNEPVDNINQPSLAAALTESLQLAGWLSETAITATNYGICATVNGKIVVKAPHWMYVPEIKVDRSEIVRSYTPNLQGEKPLLVLEFLSDTEGGEFSAKQTYPPGKFFYYEKIVQVPNYGVFDPNSGNLEVYKLTGSGNYELEKPQTENRCWIAQMGLYLGVWQGTRENRQGYWLRWWDDQNNMLLWGSQIIAQERQKSEKLAAKLRELGIDPELI from the coding sequence ATGATTTCTACCTCCACTCCATTAGAAATAGTCTGGTCTAAACTACCAGAAGATTATGTTCTTCCTAATGAACCAGTGGATAATATCAATCAACCTTCTTTAGCGGCAGCTTTAACAGAAAGTTTACAATTAGCAGGATGGTTATCCGAAACAGCTATAACCGCCACTAACTATGGTATTTGCGCCACAGTCAACGGTAAAATTGTGGTTAAAGCACCGCATTGGATGTATGTACCAGAGATTAAAGTAGATAGGAGTGAAATAGTCAGAAGTTACACGCCCAATCTACAAGGAGAAAAACCCTTACTGGTATTGGAGTTTTTATCCGACACAGAGGGAGGGGAATTTTCTGCCAAACAAACCTATCCACCGGGGAAATTTTTCTATTACGAAAAAATCGTACAAGTACCCAATTACGGGGTATTTGACCCCAATAGTGGCAATTTAGAAGTTTATAAGCTGACAGGATCTGGAAACTATGAATTAGAAAAACCCCAGACTGAAAATCGCTGTTGGATCGCCCAAATGGGATTATACTTGGGAGTATGGCAAGGAACGAGAGAAAACCGTCAGGGATACTGGCTACGTTGGTGGGATGACCAGAATAATATGTTATTATGGGGTTCGCAAATAATTGCCCAAGAGCGTCAAAAATCGGAAAAGTTAGCAGCTAAATTGCGCGAATTGGGTATTGATCCTGAATTGATTTAA